From a region of the Terriglobia bacterium genome:
- a CDS encoding NAD(P)-binding domain-containing protein: MFESLLTFLLAGAVTLFFVRGYLKKLTAAKSVRGAGEHQVPKKVRPCPRCGKSMELGTAFCPHCGAAMAMWTVHGAAAQQGEAAAATGKPKPVINASLCIGCGSCVHECPETGTLELSAGKAILAHAERCTGHAKCVEVCPTQAITLSFGGVLQTLRVPLVKENFETNVSGMFIVGELCAMGLIKTAVNEGKLVIDHVRKRLPAEGSGVQTDGMYDVAIVGAGPAGLSASLSAQQFGLKYITLEQGEIASTIRNYPRQKFLMAEPIDIPLYGALYVGDGTKEALLAVWETIIANTGVRINTNEKVESVQKNSSGFHVKTMKTDYRARYVILAMGRRGTPRKLGVEGEDLPKVSYRLIEADTYDGKQVLVVGGGDSAIEAALALCRSGKNTVNLSYRGDSFRRARERNREHLEQARKGGHVQVILNSNLEKIATDHVVISSVERQAIRIPNDYVFVLIGGESPEEFLRRVGIEMVNKSLSA; encoded by the coding sequence ATGTTCGAATCGCTGCTCACATTCTTGCTTGCCGGTGCGGTGACGCTGTTCTTCGTGCGCGGATACCTGAAGAAGCTCACCGCTGCGAAGAGCGTGCGCGGCGCAGGGGAACACCAGGTTCCGAAAAAAGTCCGTCCCTGCCCGCGATGCGGCAAGTCCATGGAACTGGGAACCGCCTTTTGCCCGCACTGTGGCGCGGCCATGGCTATGTGGACTGTGCACGGGGCCGCCGCGCAGCAGGGAGAAGCAGCGGCCGCCACGGGGAAGCCCAAGCCGGTGATCAATGCCTCGCTGTGTATAGGGTGCGGAAGCTGCGTCCACGAATGCCCGGAGACCGGCACGCTGGAGCTGAGCGCCGGCAAGGCGATCCTGGCTCATGCCGAGCGCTGTACCGGGCACGCCAAGTGCGTCGAAGTGTGCCCCACGCAAGCCATCACGCTCTCCTTCGGCGGGGTCTTGCAGACCCTGCGCGTGCCGCTGGTGAAGGAGAACTTCGAGACCAACGTGTCAGGCATGTTCATCGTCGGCGAGCTTTGCGCCATGGGGCTAATCAAGACCGCCGTCAATGAAGGCAAGCTGGTCATCGATCACGTGCGGAAGCGGCTGCCTGCGGAGGGTTCAGGAGTTCAGACCGATGGGATGTACGACGTCGCCATCGTGGGCGCTGGTCCTGCTGGGCTGAGCGCCTCCCTCAGCGCGCAGCAGTTCGGGCTGAAATACATAACGCTCGAGCAGGGAGAGATCGCGTCCACCATCCGGAATTACCCGCGACAGAAGTTCCTCATGGCGGAGCCGATCGACATCCCGCTTTACGGGGCGCTCTACGTCGGCGACGGCACCAAGGAAGCGCTGCTGGCGGTCTGGGAGACCATCATCGCCAACACCGGAGTGCGCATCAACACCAACGAGAAAGTGGAATCGGTGCAGAAGAACTCGTCCGGGTTCCATGTCAAGACCATGAAAACCGACTATCGGGCGCGCTACGTCATACTCGCCATGGGCCGGCGCGGCACGCCCCGCAAGCTCGGGGTTGAGGGGGAGGATCTCCCCAAGGTGTCGTATCGCCTCATCGAGGCCGATACCTACGACGGCAAGCAGGTACTGGTGGTCGGAGGCGGCGATTCGGCTATCGAAGCGGCGCTTGCACTCTGCCGTTCTGGGAAGAACACGGTCAACTTGTCATATCGCGGCGATTCCTTCCGCCGGGCGCGCGAGCGTAACCGGGAGCACCTGGAACAGGCACGCAAAGGCGGGCATGTACAGGTCATCCTGAATTCGAATTTGGAGAAGATCGCGACGGACCACGTTGTCATCAGTAGCGTCGAACGGCAGGCGATCCGCATTCCCAACGACTACGTCTTCGTGCTCATCGGCGGCGAATCGCCCGAGGAGTTCCTCCGCAGGGTGGGCATCGAGATGGTGAACAAATCCCTCTCCGCATAG
- a CDS encoding heme-binding protein, with translation MPARIWDWKLALALCLAALLLSCGSNGGGSLSFPVPPPLPPQTLTLADVQSVVQNAVQSVDAPFAVAVTDRSGNILAVFQKPGTPPTSIGNFSAVVDTNELAVSLARTGAFFSNNQAPLSSRTVRFISGTHFPPGIQFVANGALYGIENTNRGCPLNIPYLPGQSLPPARSISGAALGLGIATGKVDVNDSDQTAVDPGGVPLFKNGVLVGGVGVAGVAPNVAEFAAFSGAVGAGFGPNPAPPGVVVIDGVSLPFVNQTTRPVGSNPGTIVGGYVVGPIASPGPPPEGGLMAPQPGPIGGLTAAEVQSIITNAVDTASITRAVIRLPLGSRARMAIAVADLDGTIIGLHRMPDSTVFSIDVAVAKARNMVYFNSPAGIGDLPGIPPGTASTNRTISFGAQPFFPPGIDGSGPGPFFFSLYQFDVANPCTQGSQPPGPNQSGIVFFPGSVPLYRDGVLVGGLGISGDGVEQDDFVANGGSLGFEAPLNIRADQVFINGVRMPYLKFPRNPAQ, from the coding sequence GTGCCTGCAAGAATCTGGGATTGGAAACTGGCGCTGGCGCTTTGTCTTGCTGCGCTGCTGCTTTCCTGCGGAAGCAATGGTGGCGGCTCACTGTCTTTTCCAGTGCCTCCACCGCTGCCGCCCCAGACGCTCACCTTGGCCGACGTCCAGTCGGTGGTGCAGAACGCCGTCCAGTCCGTGGATGCGCCGTTCGCTGTTGCTGTCACCGACCGCTCAGGGAACATCCTCGCCGTCTTCCAGAAGCCCGGCACGCCCCCCACCTCCATCGGCAACTTCAGCGCCGTCGTGGACACCAACGAGCTCGCCGTCTCGCTCGCCCGCACCGGAGCATTCTTCAGCAATAACCAGGCGCCGCTGTCGTCGCGTACCGTGCGCTTCATCAGCGGGACCCATTTCCCTCCCGGCATCCAGTTCGTCGCCAATGGCGCGCTCTACGGCATCGAGAACACCAACCGCGGGTGCCCCCTGAACATCCCCTACCTTCCCGGGCAATCGCTTCCGCCGGCGCGCTCCATCAGCGGCGCCGCTCTGGGCCTCGGAATCGCGACCGGCAAGGTGGATGTGAACGATTCCGACCAGACGGCGGTCGATCCCGGCGGCGTGCCGCTGTTCAAGAATGGTGTGCTGGTCGGCGGCGTGGGAGTCGCGGGCGTGGCGCCGAATGTCGCCGAATTCGCGGCCTTCTCGGGCGCCGTTGGTGCAGGGTTTGGCCCCAATCCCGCGCCGCCCGGCGTGGTCGTGATCGACGGCGTGTCGCTGCCCTTCGTGAACCAAACCACGCGCCCCGTCGGCTCGAACCCCGGGACCATCGTCGGAGGGTACGTCGTCGGCCCCATCGCCAGTCCGGGACCGCCCCCGGAAGGCGGCCTGATGGCTCCACAACCGGGCCCGATCGGCGGACTGACGGCAGCGGAGGTTCAGTCCATCATCACCAATGCCGTGGATACCGCCAGCATCACGCGCGCCGTCATCCGCCTGCCGCTGGGTTCCCGCGCGCGTATGGCCATCGCCGTCGCCGACCTGGACGGCACCATCATCGGCCTCCATCGCATGCCCGACTCCACCGTCTTCAGCATCGACGTGGCCGTCGCCAAGGCGCGCAACATGGTGTACTTCAACTCGCCCGCGGGTATCGGCGATCTTCCCGGCATCCCGCCCGGGACCGCCAGCACCAATCGCACCATCAGCTTCGGCGCACAACCATTCTTCCCGCCTGGAATCGACGGCAGCGGGCCTGGACCTTTCTTCTTCAGTCTCTATCAGTTCGACGTCGCGAACCCGTGCACCCAGGGTTCACAGCCGCCGGGTCCGAACCAGAGCGGCATCGTCTTTTTCCCCGGCAGCGTCCCGCTGTACAGAGATGGGGTGCTGGTCGGCGGGCTGGGCATCAGCGGCGACGGCGTGGAGCAGGACGACTTTGTCGCCAACGGCGGCAGCCTCGGCTTCGAGGCGCCCCTCAACATCCGCGCCGACCAGGTATTCATCAACGGCGTGCGCATGCCCTACCTGAAGTTCCCCCGCAATCCCGCCCAATAA
- a CDS encoding carboxypeptidase-like regulatory domain-containing protein: MLGRVGRIGVLCALAMLMAPSAHAAQREQRIPRQTTKPTGAVLGLVHGPDAKGVPGAAVTVRNVQTSQTLTLQTSGDGVFRAAELKPGRYIVEAAREGFQAYRSVEFEVKAGDVLPLSIALTPGETGVAVVWRGVGPPPSLPESESGPYRELPRAESAPPEQSPERLPLAGSVFVAKSDRWDIEVPPNRRYKKKGELQQQNKGTWNPFERNKLKGDYPIIGQKTFLNISVISESLPEGRRLPVASGVSAANPGSIEFFGHGGQFFFAQNFRFSADLFHGDTAYKPVDWRIRVTPVANINYLQAQENGIVNIDVRAGTSRLDGTVALQEAFVEKKIRDLSPNYDFVSVRAGIQQFTSDFRGFLFVEEQPGVRVFGNLKSNRIEYNLAYFYFLEKNTNSQLNTFNARHQEVLLANVYIQDFIWKGYTTQFSFHLNKDDAGKKYDDNDFLVRPAPIGLVASRRVNAKYVGWTGNGHIHRINISHAFYQAFGHESLNLIAGRPVDINAQMAAVEVSYDKDWARFKVSGFYASGDGNPRDGTARGFDTIVDQPAFAGGIFSIWNREAIRLTSTGVALVGPDSFLPSLRPNKFQGKANFVNPGILLFNAGSDLELTPKLRAILNANFMRFAHTEPLELLLFQSPIRHGIGADYSVGLQYRPKLSENIVLTGGASVLTPFQGFRDIYSNHDLFSMFTNVRFRF, encoded by the coding sequence GTGCTGGGTCGCGTGGGCCGCATCGGGGTGCTGTGTGCGCTGGCGATGTTGATGGCGCCGTCGGCGCACGCCGCGCAGCGCGAACAGCGGATCCCGCGACAGACAACCAAGCCGACCGGAGCGGTGCTCGGGCTGGTGCACGGGCCTGATGCCAAGGGCGTGCCGGGCGCGGCAGTCACTGTCCGCAACGTGCAAACCAGCCAGACACTGACCTTGCAGACGTCAGGGGACGGCGTGTTCCGCGCCGCGGAGCTTAAGCCGGGACGGTACATCGTGGAAGCGGCGCGAGAGGGCTTCCAGGCGTATCGAAGTGTCGAGTTCGAGGTGAAAGCGGGCGACGTGCTGCCGCTGTCCATTGCGCTGACACCCGGGGAAACCGGCGTCGCCGTGGTCTGGCGGGGTGTGGGTCCGCCGCCCAGCCTGCCGGAATCGGAATCCGGACCGTACCGTGAACTGCCGCGCGCGGAGTCGGCGCCGCCGGAGCAGTCGCCGGAGCGGCTTCCTCTCGCGGGCAGCGTGTTCGTGGCGAAGTCGGACCGCTGGGACATCGAGGTGCCGCCCAACCGGCGCTACAAGAAGAAGGGCGAGTTGCAGCAGCAGAATAAAGGCACGTGGAACCCCTTCGAGCGCAACAAGCTGAAGGGCGATTACCCGATCATCGGGCAGAAGACGTTCCTCAACATCAGCGTGATCTCCGAAAGCCTGCCGGAAGGAAGGCGGCTGCCGGTAGCCAGCGGAGTCAGCGCGGCCAATCCCGGCAGCATCGAGTTCTTCGGACACGGCGGGCAGTTCTTCTTTGCGCAGAACTTCCGCTTCTCCGCCGACCTGTTCCACGGCGACACGGCGTACAAGCCGGTGGACTGGCGCATCCGGGTGACGCCGGTGGCGAACATCAATTACCTGCAAGCGCAGGAGAACGGGATTGTGAATATCGACGTGCGCGCGGGAACAAGCCGGCTGGACGGTACAGTGGCCTTGCAGGAGGCGTTCGTCGAGAAGAAGATCCGCGACCTCAGCCCGAATTACGACTTCGTCTCGGTGCGGGCCGGCATCCAGCAGTTCACCAGCGACTTCCGCGGCTTCCTGTTCGTCGAAGAACAGCCCGGAGTACGCGTCTTCGGCAACCTGAAGTCGAACCGCATCGAATACAACCTCGCATATTTCTATTTCCTCGAGAAGAACACCAACAGCCAGCTCAACACCTTCAATGCGCGGCACCAGGAGGTGCTGCTGGCGAACGTGTATATCCAGGACTTCATCTGGAAGGGTTACACCACCCAGTTCAGCTTTCACCTCAACAAGGACGACGCGGGCAAGAAGTACGACGACAACGACTTTCTGGTGCGGCCGGCGCCGATCGGACTGGTCGCGTCGCGCCGAGTGAATGCCAAGTACGTCGGCTGGACGGGGAACGGGCACATCCATCGCATCAACATCAGCCACGCGTTCTACCAGGCCTTCGGGCACGAGAGCCTGAACTTGATCGCCGGGCGGCCGGTGGACATCAACGCGCAGATGGCCGCAGTGGAGGTCTCCTACGACAAGGACTGGGCGCGGTTCAAAGTTTCGGGTTTCTACGCCTCGGGCGACGGCAACCCGCGCGACGGCACCGCGCGCGGCTTCGACACCATCGTGGACCAGCCGGCGTTCGCGGGCGGGATCTTTAGCATCTGGAACCGGGAAGCTATCCGGCTGACGAGCACGGGCGTCGCGCTGGTGGGACCGGACAGCTTTCTGCCCAGCCTGCGTCCGAACAAGTTCCAGGGCAAGGCCAACTTCGTGAATCCCGGCATCCTGCTATTCAACGCGGGCAGCGACCTGGAACTGACGCCGAAGTTGCGCGCGATCCTGAACGCGAACTTCATGCGCTTCGCGCATACCGAGCCGCTGGAGCTGTTGCTGTTCCAAAGCCCGATCCGGCACGGGATCGGGGCGGATTACAGCGTGGGGCTCCAGTACCGGCCCAAGCTATCGGAAAACATCGTGCTGACGGGAGGGGCGTCGGTGCTGACGCCGTTCCAGGGATTCCGAGACATCTACAGCAACCATGATCTGTTCTCGATGTTCACCAATGTGCGCTTCCGTTTCTAA
- a CDS encoding cytochrome c3 family protein, whose product MPRRRTAKTLAQRIDLDYFKRLHPFRRWKFILSLALPLIAVVWVVATTITGHQRPYSAGPMSPAHAFVGKRCEVCHTSTAGFFLKHVDDDSCKSCHDGPVHQSRQMFTPACSSCHVEHQGSVQLAGVADRMCTQCHADLRTRDGHARYETAIGNFNTAHPEFAPVRSGKDPGTVKLDHEVHLKAGLKGPRGPVQMVCADCHRSPADARAWPYSAPQNQPVAAAAPDPLAPQPTRAYMSPVNYEKHCAACHLLNFDRRFAEPVPHKEPRVVHEFVVKKLSDYITAHPEAIRQVEVPVQRIPEVKIETRPARDAADWVSMRVAEAEQLLWKKTCKECHAVKFGATPLPEIPKAQIAVRWLPHSVFSHDPHRMLDCTACHAQAPKSKETADVLLPGIATCRQCHASQQTAPTDSAQARCFECHQYHDWTKQVPVNGRYTIPRLLKGM is encoded by the coding sequence GTGCCGCGCCGCCGCACCGCCAAAACCCTCGCTCAGCGCATCGACCTCGACTACTTCAAGCGCCTACACCCGTTCCGCCGGTGGAAGTTCATCCTTTCCCTCGCGCTGCCGCTGATCGCGGTCGTCTGGGTCGTCGCCACCACCATCACCGGCCACCAGAGGCCTTATAGCGCCGGCCCAATGTCGCCTGCGCACGCCTTCGTGGGAAAACGCTGCGAGGTCTGCCACACCTCCACCGCCGGCTTCTTCCTCAAACACGTCGACGACGACTCCTGCAAATCCTGCCACGACGGGCCCGTGCACCAGTCCCGGCAGATGTTCACGCCGGCCTGCTCCTCCTGCCATGTCGAGCACCAGGGCTCCGTGCAGCTCGCCGGCGTCGCCGACCGCATGTGCACCCAGTGCCACGCCGACCTCCGCACCCGCGACGGCCACGCGCGCTACGAGACCGCGATCGGCAACTTCAACACCGCGCATCCCGAGTTCGCCCCGGTCAGAAGCGGCAAGGATCCCGGCACCGTCAAACTCGACCACGAAGTGCACCTGAAGGCGGGACTCAAAGGACCGCGCGGCCCGGTACAGATGGTCTGCGCCGACTGCCACCGGTCGCCAGCCGACGCCCGCGCCTGGCCATACTCGGCACCGCAGAACCAGCCGGTCGCTGCCGCGGCGCCCGACCCGCTCGCTCCGCAGCCCACGCGCGCCTATATGTCACCAGTCAACTACGAGAAGCACTGCGCCGCCTGTCATCTGCTGAACTTCGACCGCCGCTTCGCCGAGCCCGTGCCCCACAAAGAGCCGAGGGTCGTCCACGAGTTTGTCGTGAAGAAGCTCTCCGACTACATTACCGCGCATCCGGAGGCGATCCGCCAAGTGGAAGTCCCTGTTCAGCGGATCCCGGAAGTGAAGATTGAGACCCGCCCCGCGCGCGATGCCGCCGACTGGGTCTCGATGCGCGTCGCCGAGGCCGAGCAGCTCCTCTGGAAGAAAACCTGCAAGGAGTGCCACGCGGTGAAATTCGGCGCCACGCCGCTCCCCGAGATCCCCAAGGCCCAGATCGCGGTGCGCTGGCTGCCGCATTCCGTCTTCAGCCACGACCCGCACCGCATGCTCGACTGCACCGCCTGCCATGCGCAGGCGCCGAAGAGCAAGGAAACCGCCGACGTCCTGCTCCCCGGCATCGCCACCTGCCGCCAGTGTCATGCCTCGCAGCAGACCGCGCCCACCGATTCCGCGCAGGCGCGCTGCTTCGAGTGCCATCAGTACCACGACTGGACCAAGCAGGTTCCCGTCAACGGCCGCTACACGATCCCAAGATTGTTGAAGGGAATGTGA